A section of the Campylobacter concisus genome encodes:
- a CDS encoding cache domain-containing protein has translation MAEKMQNNMRVFFDYQVKQLNKSIDDEKFSSMAISILLAQNESIQMCLLGQSRDECIKNIENLTKTLGAASMYNNIKLHIYDKDLKSYVRSWDLNRYGDMIASSRFLVQESRHQNKPMVGIEAWYAGTHIRAVSNVIRDGKIIGNIEVLLNFDSLGNYFKKQGIDLFVLLAKDKMPSRKSIPSDQILNDYYIENLSSANLNIVGFLRDINFKEYEFYVYKTHYFCVVPLIDASNTQIGYYVLHVNTNEKERNISQNYFESEELF, from the coding sequence ATGGCTGAAAAGATGCAAAATAATATGCGAGTCTTTTTTGATTACCAGGTAAAACAGCTTAATAAAAGTATAGATGATGAGAAATTTTCATCAATGGCGATCTCTATCTTGCTTGCTCAAAATGAGTCTATACAAATGTGCTTGCTAGGGCAAAGTCGCGATGAATGTATAAAAAATATCGAAAATTTAACCAAAACCCTTGGCGCGGCTTCGATGTATAACAACATTAAGCTTCACATTTATGATAAAGATCTAAAAAGCTATGTAAGGAGTTGGGATTTAAACAGATATGGCGATATGATCGCTAGTAGTAGGTTTTTAGTGCAAGAGTCAAGGCATCAAAACAAGCCTATGGTCGGCATCGAGGCGTGGTATGCTGGAACGCATATAAGGGCTGTCTCAAACGTAATACGTGATGGTAAGATTATTGGCAACATCGAGGTTTTGTTAAATTTTGACTCACTTGGAAATTATTTTAAAAAGCAAGGAATTGATCTATTTGTTCTTTTAGCTAAAGACAAGATGCCTTCACGTAAAAGCATTCCAAGTGATCAAATTTTAAATGATTACTACATCGAAAATTTAAGCAGTGCAAATTTAAATATAGTAGGTTTTTTGCGTGATATTAATTTTAAAGAATATGAATTTTACGTTTATAAAACACACTACTTTTGCGTGGTGCCACTAATAGACGCTAGCAACACACAAATAGGCTATTATGTGCTTCATGTAAATACCAATGAAAAAGAGCGAAATATTTCACAAAATTATTTTGAGTCAGAAGAGCTTTTTTAA
- a CDS encoding histidine phosphotransferase produces MGILKRLEIDYSYDIVEEFLSHYALMCDLLEPLIINLGRADKYKDSILELTRIFHNIKSAAGFMHLDPILKLTTLAEEITQEARSLKGPANDKFIDWLLLISDQFNKYKDDVENDFEYFSVLEPKIIDVPAKLN; encoded by the coding sequence ATGGGTATATTAAAAAGGCTTGAAATCGATTACTCTTATGATATAGTTGAAGAATTTTTATCTCACTATGCTTTAATGTGCGATTTACTCGAGCCTTTGATAATAAATTTAGGAAGAGCTGATAAATATAAAGATAGTATCTTAGAGCTTACTAGGATTTTTCATAATATTAAGTCAGCAGCAGGATTCATGCATCTTGATCCGATATTAAAGCTTACAACTTTAGCTGAAGAGATAACCCAAGAGGCAAGAAGTCTAAAAGGGCCAGCAAATGATAAATTTATAGATTGGTTGCTACTTATTAGCGATCAGTTTAATAAATATAAAGATGACGTCGAGAACGATTTTGAATATTTTAGCGTTCTTGAGCCAAAAATCATTGATGTGCCTGCAAAACTTAACTAA
- the panB gene encoding 3-methyl-2-oxobutanoate hydroxymethyltransferase, which produces MKNEKTQKKKLSINDIKNKKGIEPIVMITAYDALFAKLFDDYADIILVGDSLNMSFNMQESTISADMNTMLYHTKAVCNGAKNTFIMADMPFGSYTNEKQAIKNAMKFFKQTNADAVKLEVGMHQVNLVKRLCEEGINVMAHIGLKPQFYKFEGGYKIKGRSEIEAKKLIEEALAFEQAGTFGILLEGTMSSVASEITRQVHVPVVGIGSGVNVDGQVLVWSDMLGFFEDFKPKFVKLYLDGADIVRKSVQSYANDVKGKNFPSEEFCY; this is translated from the coding sequence ATGAAAAATGAAAAAACTCAGAAGAAAAAACTAAGCATAAATGATATAAAAAACAAAAAAGGCATTGAGCCTATTGTAATGATAACTGCCTATGATGCGTTATTTGCTAAGCTTTTTGATGATTATGCTGATATTATTTTGGTTGGTGATAGCTTAAATATGAGTTTTAATATGCAAGAAAGCACGATAAGTGCGGACATGAATACCATGCTTTATCATACAAAGGCCGTTTGCAACGGAGCTAAAAATACTTTTATCATGGCTGATATGCCATTTGGTAGCTACACAAATGAAAAGCAAGCGATAAAAAATGCGATGAAATTTTTCAAACAGACAAATGCCGATGCGGTAAAGCTCGAAGTTGGTATGCACCAAGTAAATTTAGTGAAGCGTCTTTGTGAAGAGGGTATAAACGTTATGGCTCACATTGGCTTAAAGCCTCAGTTTTATAAATTTGAAGGAGGTTATAAGATAAAAGGTAGAAGCGAGATCGAGGCAAAAAAATTAATTGAAGAGGCTTTGGCATTTGAGCAAGCTGGCACATTTGGTATCTTGCTTGAAGGTACAATGAGTAGTGTGGCTAGTGAAATAACAAGGCAAGTTCATGTGCCAGTTGTTGGCATTGGGTCTGGGGTAAATGTCGATGGGCAAGTGCTTGTATGGTCTGACATGCTTGGGTTTTTTGAAGACTTTAAACCAAAATTTGTAAAACTCTATCTTGATGGAGCGGATATTGTAAGAAAGAGTGTGCAATCCTACGCAAATGATGTAAAAGGCAAAAATTTTCCAAGTGAAGAATTTTGCTATTAG
- a CDS encoding bifunctional 3,4-dihydroxy-2-butanone 4-phosphate synthase/GTP cyclohydrolase II, with protein sequence MAFENVLKAIEDIKNGKMLIMVDDEDRENEGDLVFSAASSNMQKVNFAITHAKGVLCLAMDEANAKRLDLPLMVSKNTSSHETAFTVTIDAKEATTGVSAYERDMTIRLAASIDSVPENFVRPGHIFPLIAKKGGVLVRTGHTEGSVDLCKLAGVSPMAAICEIVKEDGTMARRDYLEEFCKKFNLNMISVSDLVEYRLSHESLIEVSPAKSVKICGFEAKRYDIKDHENKNHAAYVFGEIKAQTNVKFQKISKDHELLSGDKFDNLLKSLDFLSKNGGVLLFLESNKSDASSQKDYGIGAQILKYFDINEIELLSSNKNKEFVSLAGFGLDIKGYKEI encoded by the coding sequence ATGGCATTTGAAAATGTATTAAAAGCGATTGAAGATATAAAAAATGGCAAAATGCTAATTATGGTCGATGATGAGGACCGTGAGAATGAAGGAGACTTGGTCTTTTCAGCGGCAAGCAGCAATATGCAAAAGGTAAATTTTGCAATCACTCATGCAAAAGGTGTGCTTTGCCTTGCAATGGATGAAGCAAACGCAAAAAGACTTGATTTGCCGCTAATGGTTTCTAAAAATACATCTAGCCACGAAACCGCATTTACTGTCACAATTGATGCAAAGGAAGCAACGACAGGCGTAAGTGCTTATGAGCGAGATATGACGATTAGACTTGCTGCCAGTATTGATTCAGTGCCTGAAAATTTTGTAAGGCCTGGGCATATATTTCCGCTTATTGCAAAAAAAGGTGGCGTCCTCGTTCGTACAGGTCACACTGAAGGATCAGTTGATCTTTGCAAACTTGCTGGAGTTAGCCCAATGGCAGCGATTTGTGAGATCGTAAAGGAAGATGGCACAATGGCAAGACGTGATTATTTGGAGGAATTCTGTAAAAAATTTAACCTAAATATGATAAGCGTTTCTGACTTAGTAGAGTACAGACTTAGCCACGAAAGCCTAATAGAAGTTTCGCCTGCAAAGAGTGTAAAAATCTGTGGTTTTGAAGCAAAAAGATATGACATAAAAGATCACGAAAATAAAAATCATGCTGCCTATGTTTTCGGAGAGATAAAAGCACAAACTAATGTAAAATTTCAAAAAATAAGTAAAGATCATGAGCTTTTAAGCGGAGATAAATTTGATAATTTATTAAAGTCGTTGGATTTTTTAAGTAAAAATGGTGGAGTGTTACTATTTTTAGAAAGCAACAAAAGCGATGCAAGCTCGCAAAAAGATTATGGCATTGGGGCACAAATTTTAAAGTATTTTGACATAAACGAAATTGAGCTTTTAAGCTCAAATAAAAATAAAGAATTTGTAAGCCTTGCAGGTTTTGGTCTTGATATAAAAGGCTATAAAGAAATTTAA
- the rpsR gene encoding 30S ribosomal protein S18 codes for MAEKRKYSRKYCKFTEAKIDFIDYKDTSLLKYCLSERFKIMPRRLTGTSKRHQEMVEKAIKRARHAAIIPYIVDRKDVVSNPFDGL; via the coding sequence ATGGCAGAAAAAAGAAAATATTCACGTAAATATTGCAAATTTACAGAAGCAAAAATTGATTTTATAGATTATAAAGATACTTCTCTTTTAAAGTATTGTTTATCAGAGAGATTTAAAATCATGCCAAGACGTTTAACTGGCACATCAAAAAGACATCAAGAAATGGTAGAAAAAGCGATCAAAAGAGCTCGTCATGCAGCTATTATACCTTACATAGTAGATCGCAAAGATGTAGTTTCAAATCCTTTTGATGGACTATAA
- a CDS encoding single-stranded DNA-binding protein, whose amino-acid sequence MFNKVVLVGNLTRDIELRYTTSGSAIGNSGIAVTRKFNTNGEKREETCFIDISFFGKSAEIANQYLSKGSKLLVEGRLKFDQWTDNNGQNRSKHSIVVENMEMLGGNSGANGQSQGGFNQNSSYSQQRNNGSNNSYGNTGYQNSAPQRQQMQPQNKKVQEEYYEEKIPDINIDADNFDGDNEIPF is encoded by the coding sequence ATGTTCAATAAAGTAGTACTGGTTGGGAATTTAACAAGAGATATCGAGCTAAGATACACTACTAGTGGATCTGCTATAGGAAATTCCGGTATTGCTGTTACTAGAAAATTTAATACTAACGGCGAAAAACGTGAAGAAACATGCTTTATTGACATATCGTTCTTTGGCAAATCAGCTGAGATAGCAAATCAATATTTAAGCAAAGGCTCTAAACTTCTGGTTGAAGGAAGATTAAAATTTGATCAATGGACCGACAACAATGGACAAAACCGTTCAAAGCACTCAATCGTAGTTGAAAATATGGAGATGCTTGGCGGAAATAGCGGAGCTAATGGACAAAGTCAAGGTGGATTTAATCAAAATAGTTCGTACTCACAACAACGAAATAATGGTTCAAATAATAGCTATGGTAATACTGGATATCAAAATTCAGCACCACAAAGACAGCAAATGCAACCACAAAATAAAAAAGTGCAAGAAGAGTACTATGAGGAGAAAATCCCTGATATAAACATTGACGCCGATAATTTTGATGGCGACAACGAAATACCGTTTTAA
- the rpsF gene encoding 30S ribosomal protein S6: protein MKHYELLFILKPTLTEEEVKAKVDFVKEVITKNGGEIATVVEMGTRKLAYTIKKYERGTYFVIYYKAPPALLAELTRNVRITEDIIRFLSVKYENKREIAAWERLCKGIKQTIKKEPREPRVPREPRVEKVDEQTFTEE, encoded by the coding sequence ATGAAACATTACGAGCTTTTATTTATTCTTAAGCCGACACTAACGGAAGAGGAAGTTAAAGCTAAAGTTGACTTCGTAAAAGAAGTTATAACAAAAAATGGCGGCGAAATCGCTACTGTCGTTGAGATGGGCACTAGAAAACTAGCTTATACCATCAAAAAATATGAGCGTGGAACATATTTTGTTATCTATTACAAAGCGCCACCAGCACTTCTTGCAGAACTTACAAGAAATGTAAGGATCACTGAAGATATCATAAGATTTTTAAGCGTTAAATATGAAAATAAACGCGAAATCGCAGCTTGGGAAAGACTTTGCAAAGGTATCAAACAAACTATAAAAAAAGAGCCTCGTGAGCCAAGAGTACCGCGTGAGCCAAGAGTTGAAAAAGTAGACGAGCAAACTTTTACAGAAGAATAA
- the holA gene encoding DNA polymerase III subunit delta: protein MYRKDLELNLANANLSNYFLLFGADEFQIELFGKEIFSFYSSEDANLLSLYFDEYNYAQASSHLSEQSLFGGKNILYIKSDKKIPAKELKELISLCSKSQDNYFLFELYEADMKLVFDTQKAFGTNFARFFKPSTPDEAINLLAKSSAKIGLNITKNALYELYFTHNENLYLAASELTKLKSLNTHIEQDDVKRLVFGLGGINFDDFFNKFMALKDIKNDFFTYLEDPNFNEILLLNSLYKAFFRLFKIYSYIKINGRLNLDEAIGYQPPVNVANLLKANSLKLNLNAYLEIFKTLNLAELELKTNTKMDKEIFVLSTILNLQHLISTANIK, encoded by the coding sequence ATGTATAGAAAAGATTTGGAGCTAAATTTAGCAAATGCAAATTTAAGCAACTACTTCTTGCTTTTTGGAGCAGATGAGTTTCAGATCGAACTTTTTGGTAAGGAAATTTTTAGCTTTTACTCAAGCGAAGATGCGAATTTATTAAGCCTTTATTTTGACGAGTATAACTACGCTCAAGCAAGCTCTCACCTAAGCGAGCAGTCACTTTTTGGCGGCAAAAATATCCTTTATATAAAAAGCGATAAAAAGATCCCAGCAAAAGAGCTAAAAGAGCTCATCTCGCTTTGCTCAAAGAGCCAGGACAACTACTTTTTGTTTGAGCTTTATGAGGCAGATATGAAGCTAGTTTTTGATACGCAAAAGGCTTTTGGGACAAATTTTGCAAGATTTTTCAAGCCCTCAACTCCAGATGAAGCGATAAATTTGCTAGCTAAAAGCTCAGCTAAAATTGGTCTAAACATAACCAAAAACGCACTTTATGAGCTTTACTTTACGCATAATGAAAATTTATACCTTGCAGCAAGCGAGCTAACAAAGCTAAAGAGCCTAAACACCCACATCGAACAAGATGATGTAAAAAGGCTAGTTTTTGGACTTGGCGGGATAAATTTTGATGATTTTTTTAACAAATTTATGGCCCTAAAAGACATAAAAAACGACTTTTTTACCTATCTAGAAGATCCAAATTTTAATGAAATTTTACTTCTAAATTCACTTTACAAAGCATTTTTTAGGCTATTTAAAATTTACTCTTACATCAAGATAAATGGCCGATTAAATTTAGATGAGGCAATTGGTTATCAACCGCCTGTAAACGTCGCAAATTTATTAAAAGCAAATAGCTTAAAACTAAATTTAAATGCCTATTTGGAGATATTTAAAACGCTAAATTTAGCCGAGTTAGAGCTAAAAACAAATACAAAAATGGATAAAGAAATTTTTGTATTATCAACTATTTTAAATTTACAACATCTCATATCAACAGCAAATATTAAGTAA
- a CDS encoding RNB domain-containing ribonuclease, with amino-acid sequence MKEFLTSLLVGIKEKEVSNEDKEILRNLLNLGAVSSHKDKFYLNNGYVCGKLDISQNATGFIIPFDKRFKQDIIVENKNLNNSHLGDIVLAKLLPLKKKRQSAKIVMSLKLANETSVVYTKRFGAAILGVNLKTGLSTTLKATQKSLKMLPLGTLLKINNLNNEIVEVLGNLDDPLSDEKISLAIYNKNDKFSEACELEAKAFGDEVDASMYPNRVDLRNLDFCTIDPVDAKDFDDAIYFDEKKREIYVAIADVSEYVTAYSAIDSEAKKRGFSIYFPHISVPMLPRALSENICSLKPDVPRLAFCFKISLDANNEVKKEELFEAIILSKRRFNYDEIDEILEGKRECEISWVKLLFKLTTKLRKKRLLHAFDFRTKELRMSLDEEGQILQTRFESDSDSHRLVEDCMLLANKAAAKLITKGVFRNHASPDFKKIDTLLEDLQLLGLDFAYESDLANLIRKIQLKADALGNREEIDKLIIKSQKKAEYSSENLGHFGLGFDRYTHFTSPIRRYSDLILHRLLKAKISKDDKLYNFLLLNIQNTCANLSELEREADKVAYDFMDRKFARWAAANIGKEVRCYVSENQNVLVAKLDDYFVGARIFITGYSANLLQKLVVKITEADIASAKIFAKVVRKIDV; translated from the coding sequence GTGAAAGAATTTCTAACATCACTACTAGTTGGCATCAAGGAAAAAGAAGTTTCAAACGAAGATAAAGAGATTTTACGAAATCTCTTAAATCTTGGTGCCGTAAGCTCTCATAAAGATAAATTTTACCTAAACAATGGCTATGTCTGCGGCAAGCTAGACATCAGTCAAAACGCAACTGGCTTTATTATACCGTTTGATAAACGCTTCAAGCAAGACATTATCGTAGAAAATAAAAATTTAAATAACTCTCACCTTGGCGACATCGTGTTAGCAAAGCTTTTGCCGCTTAAGAAAAAACGTCAAAGCGCTAAAATAGTGATGAGCCTAAAGCTTGCAAATGAGACAAGCGTGGTCTATACAAAACGCTTTGGGGCGGCCATTTTAGGGGTAAATTTAAAAACTGGGCTAAGCACAACCTTAAAAGCGACACAAAAAAGTCTAAAGATGCTCCCACTTGGGACGCTGCTTAAGATAAACAACCTAAACAACGAGATAGTCGAGGTTTTAGGAAATTTAGACGATCCGCTAAGTGATGAAAAAATTTCGCTTGCTATTTATAATAAAAACGATAAATTTAGCGAGGCTTGTGAGCTTGAGGCAAAGGCTTTTGGCGATGAGGTTGATGCTAGCATGTATCCAAACAGGGTTGATCTAAGAAATTTAGACTTTTGCACGATCGATCCAGTCGATGCCAAAGACTTTGATGACGCCATATATTTTGATGAAAAAAAGCGTGAAATTTACGTCGCAATCGCTGATGTAAGCGAGTATGTAACCGCATATAGCGCTATTGACAGCGAGGCTAAAAAAAGAGGCTTTTCTATCTACTTTCCGCACATTTCAGTGCCGATGTTGCCACGCGCGCTAAGTGAAAATATCTGCTCGCTAAAGCCAGATGTGCCGCGCCTTGCATTTTGCTTTAAAATTTCACTTGATGCGAATAATGAGGTAAAAAAAGAGGAGCTTTTTGAAGCGATCATCCTTTCAAAAAGGCGCTTTAACTACGACGAGATCGATGAAATTTTAGAAGGCAAAAGAGAGTGTGAAATTTCATGGGTCAAGCTACTTTTTAAACTTACCACAAAGCTTCGCAAAAAAAGGCTTTTGCATGCATTTGACTTTAGGACAAAAGAGCTGAGAATGAGTCTTGATGAAGAGGGTCAAATTTTACAAACTAGATTTGAAAGCGACTCTGACTCACATAGACTTGTCGAGGACTGCATGCTTTTAGCGAACAAAGCTGCCGCAAAGCTCATCACAAAAGGCGTTTTTAGAAACCATGCTTCGCCTGATTTTAAAAAGATAGATACATTACTTGAAGATTTACAGCTTTTGGGGCTTGATTTTGCTTATGAGAGCGACCTTGCAAATTTGATAAGAAAGATACAGCTAAAAGCCGATGCACTAGGTAACCGCGAAGAGATAGATAAGCTCATCATCAAGTCTCAAAAAAAAGCTGAGTACTCAAGTGAAAATTTAGGTCACTTTGGGCTTGGATTTGATAGATACACGCACTTTACAAGCCCTATTAGACGCTATTCTGATCTCATTTTACACAGACTTTTAAAGGCTAAAATTTCAAAAGATGACAAGCTTTACAACTTTTTGCTTTTAAACATCCAAAACACCTGCGCAAATTTAAGCGAGCTTGAAAGAGAAGCCGACAAGGTAGCCTACGACTTTATGGATAGGAAATTTGCACGCTGGGCAGCCGCAAACATCGGCAAAGAGGTGCGCTGCTACGTGAGCGAAAACCAAAATGTCTTGGTCGCTAAGCTTGATGATTATTTTGTTGGAGCTAGGATTTTTATAACAGGATACAGCGCAAATTTACTTCAAAAGCTTGTCGTAAAGATCACAGAGGCCGACATCGCAAGTGCTAAAATTTTTGCAAAAGTGGTAAGAAAGATCGATGTATAG
- a CDS encoding HDOD domain-containing protein, whose product MNESVFKKIKALPPLDDTVIQIQRLHADENSSISDLTKVVEKDPMLTANILRSANSPLYGFSQEITTIARAISLFGMATIRGFALSSTIKKSFSINLEPYGITTQDFLNISIIQNALMYNWHSKVNPKSLEILSPASFMLEIGKIVLAHELAENKQDVEFREKLKNISSPIDLALFETEILDMSNEEVTAKIFEQWNLETELSSSILYSNNPEEAPDHIKDYAKALKVIKTAVNIFNQLDDISIQNTLPLLDEYGFGHDTFLMAVAKIKDNL is encoded by the coding sequence ATGAATGAATCAGTTTTTAAAAAAATCAAAGCACTTCCACCATTAGATGACACAGTTATACAAATCCAACGCTTACATGCGGACGAAAATAGCTCAATAAGTGATCTTACAAAAGTGGTCGAAAAGGATCCGATGCTAACAGCAAATATCTTGCGTTCAGCAAACTCTCCACTTTATGGGTTTTCTCAAGAGATCACAACCATCGCAAGAGCTATTTCTCTTTTTGGTATGGCTACTATTCGAGGTTTTGCGCTTTCAAGTACGATTAAAAAGAGCTTTTCTATAAATTTAGAGCCTTATGGCATTACTACACAAGATTTTTTAAATATCTCGATAATACAAAATGCACTGATGTACAATTGGCATTCTAAAGTTAATCCTAAAAGTCTAGAAATTCTCTCTCCAGCTTCATTTATGCTTGAGATTGGCAAGATAGTTCTTGCTCACGAATTAGCTGAAAATAAGCAAGACGTCGAATTTAGAGAAAAACTTAAAAATATATCTAGTCCAATCGATCTTGCCCTATTTGAAACAGAAATTTTAGATATGTCAAATGAAGAAGTTACAGCTAAAATTTTTGAACAATGGAACCTTGAGACAGAGCTTAGCAGCTCAATACTCTATTCAAACAATCCAGAAGAGGCACCAGATCATATAAAAGACTATGCAAAAGCCCTAAAAGTGATAAAAACAGCTGTAAATATCTTTAATCAACTTGATGATATAAGCATACAAAATACTCTACCTCTTCTTGACGAATACGGCTTTGGACATGATACGTTTTTAATGGCTGTCGCTAAAATCAAAGATAATTTGTGA
- the ilvC gene encoding ketol-acid reductoisomerase, whose product MAINVYYDKDCDLSLIQSKKVAIIGFGSQGHAHAENLRDNGVSVVIGLSKGGKSWAKAEAKGFEVKTVSEATKGADVVMILTPDELQAEIYKNEIEPNLKDHAAIAFGHGFNVHFGQIKAPANIDVIMIAPKAPGHTVRSEFVRGGGIPDLIAVEQNASGKAKEIALSYACGIGGGRTGIIETTFKDETETDLFGEQAVLCGGLCALVNAGFDTLVEAGYEPEMAYFECLHELKLIVDLMYQGGMADMRYSISNTAEYGDYVSGVRVVGEESRKAMKEVLKEIQNGKFAKDFILERKAGYVRMNAERGIAERSLLNQTGKKLRAMMPWITNGKLIDQNKN is encoded by the coding sequence ATGGCTATAAATGTTTATTATGATAAAGACTGCGATTTAAGCCTTATTCAAAGTAAAAAAGTAGCAATCATCGGCTTTGGCTCACAAGGTCATGCGCATGCTGAAAATTTAAGAGATAACGGTGTAAGCGTTGTGATTGGCCTTTCAAAAGGTGGCAAAAGCTGGGCAAAAGCTGAAGCAAAAGGCTTTGAGGTAAAAACCGTAAGTGAAGCTACAAAAGGCGCTGATGTGGTTATGATTTTAACTCCAGATGAGCTTCAAGCAGAAATTTATAAAAATGAGATCGAGCCAAATTTAAAAGATCACGCTGCTATCGCGTTTGGACATGGTTTTAATGTTCATTTTGGCCAGATAAAAGCTCCAGCAAATATAGATGTCATTATGATCGCTCCAAAAGCACCAGGACACACAGTTAGAAGCGAATTCGTAAGAGGTGGCGGCATACCTGATCTTATCGCTGTTGAGCAAAATGCAAGTGGAAAGGCAAAAGAGATCGCTCTAAGCTATGCTTGCGGTATAGGCGGCGGCAGAACCGGCATCATTGAGACAACATTTAAAGATGAAACTGAAACAGATTTGTTTGGTGAACAAGCAGTACTTTGTGGTGGTCTTTGCGCGCTAGTAAATGCTGGTTTTGATACGCTTGTAGAGGCTGGATATGAGCCTGAGATGGCCTATTTTGAATGCTTGCACGAGCTAAAACTAATCGTTGATCTAATGTATCAAGGTGGCATGGCTGATATGCGCTACTCTATCTCAAACACAGCTGAATACGGCGACTACGTAAGCGGCGTAAGAGTAGTTGGCGAAGAGAGCAGAAAAGCTATGAAGGAAGTTTTAAAAGAAATTCAAAATGGCAAATTTGCAAAAGACTTCATACTTGAGAGAAAAGCGGGTTACGTTAGAATGAACGCTGAACGCGGTATAGCTGAGAGAAGCTTGCTAAATCAAACTGGCAAAAAACTTCGCGCGATGATGCCTTGGATAACTAACGGCAAACTTATAGATCAAAATAAAAACTAA
- a CDS encoding divergent polysaccharide deacetylase family protein produces MSEKKTTKKRPTKKSAGRSNNKTYLGIGIIAAILIIALSVALSIKNNSAEQISKANEPKIEKQILKKAETKVASKEKKQEYEKRKYPLKFDEDENLSKIFTDPKHKSELVLNSKVEPKEQKKIAEVKSEAKKEEIKKEQNDTKNLLASYKNTEPSVIENEQKIEPFYSSKIEQKTELKSQNFEVKVDQNKSTEIEKKEKFKNENIKVEPAKKAENLTTKKIEKTKYEEKNIKKDSFEAVPFTPNTSVKGRAKLVIIIDDVATFEHASMIKSLGLKITPSIFPATKTHPDTPSIARTFEFYMIHLPMQARHFDSPEIGTLTTNESYESILAKIKKIRKDFPRAKYTNNHTGSRFTSDFDAMDKAYRALIDQDFIFVDSKTISQTAVARAAKKYNQPYIARDIFLDDNPSAVAVRRELVAAVNLAKKRGYAIAIGHPKKNTITVIKESKNNLLKDVDVVYLKDIL; encoded by the coding sequence TTGAGCGAAAAAAAGACTACAAAGAAGCGACCTACAAAAAAGAGCGCAGGTCGCTCTAACAACAAAACCTATCTTGGTATCGGCATTATCGCAGCTATTTTGATAATAGCACTTAGCGTAGCCCTTAGTATAAAAAATAATAGTGCAGAACAGATAAGCAAAGCAAATGAGCCAAAGATAGAGAAGCAAATTCTAAAAAAAGCTGAGACAAAGGTTGCTAGCAAAGAAAAAAAACAAGAATACGAGAAGAGAAAATACCCTCTAAAATTTGATGAAGATGAAAATTTAAGTAAAATTTTTACCGATCCTAAGCATAAAAGTGAGCTTGTTTTAAATTCAAAAGTTGAGCCAAAAGAGCAAAAAAAGATAGCTGAAGTAAAGAGTGAAGCCAAAAAAGAAGAGATAAAAAAAGAGCAAAACGATACTAAAAATTTACTTGCAAGTTATAAAAACACAGAACCTAGCGTAATAGAAAATGAACAAAAGATAGAGCCATTTTATAGCTCAAAAATCGAACAAAAAACCGAGCTAAAATCTCAAAATTTTGAAGTAAAAGTCGATCAAAATAAAAGTACTGAAATAGAAAAAAAAGAGAAATTTAAAAACGAGAACATAAAAGTCGAGCCAGCTAAAAAAGCTGAAAATTTAACTACCAAAAAGATAGAAAAAACAAAATACGAAGAAAAAAATATAAAAAAAGATAGTTTTGAAGCGGTACCTTTTACGCCAAATACTAGTGTAAAAGGGCGCGCAAAGCTCGTCATCATAATAGATGATGTAGCGACATTTGAACATGCAAGTATGATAAAGTCGCTTGGCCTAAAAATTACGCCGTCTATTTTTCCAGCGACAAAGACTCATCCAGATACGCCTTCTATAGCTAGAACGTTTGAGTTTTACATGATACATCTTCCAATGCAAGCAAGACACTTTGATAGCCCAGAGATAGGTACTTTGACTACAAATGAAAGCTATGAAAGCATACTTGCTAAGATAAAAAAGATACGCAAAGATTTTCCTCGCGCAAAATATACAAACAACCATACAGGATCTCGTTTTACCAGCGATTTTGATGCGATGGATAAGGCTTATAGGGCATTGATTGATCAAGATTTTATTTTTGTTGATAGTAAAACCATATCTCAAACTGCCGTGGCAAGGGCTGCCAAAAAATATAATCAACCTTATATCGCAAGAGATATATTTCTAGATGACAATCCATCTGCCGTAGCTGTTAGACGTGAGCTTGTAGCTGCTGTAAATTTAGCTAAAAAAAGAGGCTATGCGATCGCCATCGGGCATCCAAAGAAAAATACGATCACAGTGATAAAAGAGAGCAAAAATAATCTTTTAAAAGATGTTGATGTGGTTTATTTAAAAGATATTTTATGA